The Zalophus californianus isolate mZalCal1 chromosome 7, mZalCal1.pri.v2, whole genome shotgun sequence genome includes a region encoding these proteins:
- the RWDD2A gene encoding RWD domain-containing protein 2A isoform X1, whose translation MTGKVFLAGGFRGNMSSSMKECLQLQLLEMEMLFSMFPNQGEVKLEDVNVLTNIKRYLEGTREALPPKIEFVITLQIEEPKVKIDLQVTMPHSYPYAALQLFGRSSELDRQQQLLLNKGLTSYIGTFDPGELCVCAAIQWLQDNSASYFLNRKLVYEPSTQAKPVKNTFLRMWIYSHHIYQQDLRKKILDVGKRLDVTGFCMTGKPGIICVEGFKEHCEEFWHTIRYPNWKHISCKHAESVETEGNGEDLRLFHSFEELLLEAHGDYGLRNDYHMNLGQFLEFLKKHKSEHVFQILFGIESKSSDS comes from the exons ATGACCGGGAAGG TTTTCCTGGCAGGTGGATTTCGAGGCAACATGTCTTCTTCAATGAAAGAATGCCTGCAGCTTCAGCTGCTAGAGATGGAAATGCTGTTTTCTATGTTTCCTAACCAAGGAGAAGTAAAACTTGAAGATGTAAATGTCCTGACGAATATAAAGCGATATTTGGAAGGCACAAGGGAGGCGCTGCCGCCAAAAATCGAATTTGTGATTACCCTCCAGATTGAGGAGCCCAAG gtGAAAATTGATTTGCAAGTAACCATGCCTCACAGCTACCCCTATGCAGCATTGCAGCTATTTGGACGGTCGTCTGAGCTTGACAGACAACAGCAACTACTTCTCAACAAAGGTCTCACTTCTTATATAGGGACTTTTGATCCAGGTGAGCTCTGTGTATGTGCGGCAATCCAGTGGTTGCAGGACAATAGTGCCTCCTATTTCCTGAACAGAAAGCTTGTTTACGAACCATCTACACAAGCAAAGCCAGTCAAGAACACATTCCTCCGAATGTGGATCTACAGTCACCACATATATCAGCAGGAcctaagaaaaaagattttggatGTCGGGAAAAGGTTAGACGTGACTGGATTTTGCATGACAGGAAAGCCGGGTATAATCTGTGTGGAGGGCTTCAAAGAGCACTGTGAGGAATTCTGGCACACAATTAGGTATCCCAACTGGAAACACATTTCCTGTAAGCATGCTGAAAGTGTCGAAACCGAAGGAAATGGAGAGGATCTGCGCCTTTTCCATTCTTTCGAAGAATTACTCCTTGAGGCCCATGGTGACTATGGATTAAGGAATGACTATCACATGAATCTGGGCCAATTcttagaatttctaaaaaaacacaaaagtgagCATGTGTTCCAGATACTATTTGGTATTGAAAGTAAAAGTTCAGACTCCTAG
- the RWDD2A gene encoding RWD domain-containing protein 2A isoform X3: MTGKGEVKLEDVNVLTNIKRYLEGTREALPPKIEFVITLQIEEPKVKIDLQVTMPHSYPYAALQLFGRSSELDRQQQLLLNKGLTSYIGTFDPGELCVCAAIQWLQDNSASYFLNRKLVYEPSTQAKPVKNTFLRMWIYSHHIYQQDLRKKILDVGKRLDVTGFCMTGKPGIICVEGFKEHCEEFWHTIRYPNWKHISCKHAESVETEGNGEDLRLFHSFEELLLEAHGDYGLRNDYHMNLGQFLEFLKKHKSEHVFQILFGIESKSSDS; this comes from the exons ATGACCGGGAAGG GAGAAGTAAAACTTGAAGATGTAAATGTCCTGACGAATATAAAGCGATATTTGGAAGGCACAAGGGAGGCGCTGCCGCCAAAAATCGAATTTGTGATTACCCTCCAGATTGAGGAGCCCAAG gtGAAAATTGATTTGCAAGTAACCATGCCTCACAGCTACCCCTATGCAGCATTGCAGCTATTTGGACGGTCGTCTGAGCTTGACAGACAACAGCAACTACTTCTCAACAAAGGTCTCACTTCTTATATAGGGACTTTTGATCCAGGTGAGCTCTGTGTATGTGCGGCAATCCAGTGGTTGCAGGACAATAGTGCCTCCTATTTCCTGAACAGAAAGCTTGTTTACGAACCATCTACACAAGCAAAGCCAGTCAAGAACACATTCCTCCGAATGTGGATCTACAGTCACCACATATATCAGCAGGAcctaagaaaaaagattttggatGTCGGGAAAAGGTTAGACGTGACTGGATTTTGCATGACAGGAAAGCCGGGTATAATCTGTGTGGAGGGCTTCAAAGAGCACTGTGAGGAATTCTGGCACACAATTAGGTATCCCAACTGGAAACACATTTCCTGTAAGCATGCTGAAAGTGTCGAAACCGAAGGAAATGGAGAGGATCTGCGCCTTTTCCATTCTTTCGAAGAATTACTCCTTGAGGCCCATGGTGACTATGGATTAAGGAATGACTATCACATGAATCTGGGCCAATTcttagaatttctaaaaaaacacaaaagtgagCATGTGTTCCAGATACTATTTGGTATTGAAAGTAAAAGTTCAGACTCCTAG
- the RWDD2A gene encoding RWD domain-containing protein 2A isoform X2, translating to MSSSMKECLQLQLLEMEMLFSMFPNQGEVKLEDVNVLTNIKRYLEGTREALPPKIEFVITLQIEEPKVKIDLQVTMPHSYPYAALQLFGRSSELDRQQQLLLNKGLTSYIGTFDPGELCVCAAIQWLQDNSASYFLNRKLVYEPSTQAKPVKNTFLRMWIYSHHIYQQDLRKKILDVGKRLDVTGFCMTGKPGIICVEGFKEHCEEFWHTIRYPNWKHISCKHAESVETEGNGEDLRLFHSFEELLLEAHGDYGLRNDYHMNLGQFLEFLKKHKSEHVFQILFGIESKSSDS from the exons ATGTCTTCTTCAATGAAAGAATGCCTGCAGCTTCAGCTGCTAGAGATGGAAATGCTGTTTTCTATGTTTCCTAACCAAGGAGAAGTAAAACTTGAAGATGTAAATGTCCTGACGAATATAAAGCGATATTTGGAAGGCACAAGGGAGGCGCTGCCGCCAAAAATCGAATTTGTGATTACCCTCCAGATTGAGGAGCCCAAG gtGAAAATTGATTTGCAAGTAACCATGCCTCACAGCTACCCCTATGCAGCATTGCAGCTATTTGGACGGTCGTCTGAGCTTGACAGACAACAGCAACTACTTCTCAACAAAGGTCTCACTTCTTATATAGGGACTTTTGATCCAGGTGAGCTCTGTGTATGTGCGGCAATCCAGTGGTTGCAGGACAATAGTGCCTCCTATTTCCTGAACAGAAAGCTTGTTTACGAACCATCTACACAAGCAAAGCCAGTCAAGAACACATTCCTCCGAATGTGGATCTACAGTCACCACATATATCAGCAGGAcctaagaaaaaagattttggatGTCGGGAAAAGGTTAGACGTGACTGGATTTTGCATGACAGGAAAGCCGGGTATAATCTGTGTGGAGGGCTTCAAAGAGCACTGTGAGGAATTCTGGCACACAATTAGGTATCCCAACTGGAAACACATTTCCTGTAAGCATGCTGAAAGTGTCGAAACCGAAGGAAATGGAGAGGATCTGCGCCTTTTCCATTCTTTCGAAGAATTACTCCTTGAGGCCCATGGTGACTATGGATTAAGGAATGACTATCACATGAATCTGGGCCAATTcttagaatttctaaaaaaacacaaaagtgagCATGTGTTCCAGATACTATTTGGTATTGAAAGTAAAAGTTCAGACTCCTAG